Proteins from one Palaemon carinicauda isolate YSFRI2023 chromosome 44, ASM3689809v2, whole genome shotgun sequence genomic window:
- the LOC137634366 gene encoding uncharacterized protein, with amino-acid sequence MLSKGALQPVQKPSPGFCNRLFLVEKATGGWRPVIDLSALNKFIKKTTFKMDTSKLVLAALREGDFMISLDLKDAYFQIPVHPSSRKFLSEMGVPIPAVQDLLLRPVNSASGVHEGVHPGISLGTQTGHQADQIPQRLVASFSFIGRLEGAGHKTCTVLQGSRDHNQPRKVPVSPNHQDDVPRDGPGLPAGESVSLSGEAKQPRPSDSPVSSRHSNESQGLAETLGTPGLIGKISPSREAQAEASAVKSEGPLGGGGVTAEGSQDDPGLQEHAPWWSNRKNTLKEGKWSLEEKILHINLLELMAVQKAPATFAHLLRGNSVALMCDNARVVAYMKQGGLISRELCALTAQILE; translated from the coding sequence ATGTTGAGCAAGGGAGCTCTACAACCCGTCCAGAAACCATCCCCAGGGTTCTGcaacaggctcttcctggtagagaaagctacgggaggctggaggccagttatcgacctctcggccctgaacaagtttatcaagaaGACCACCTTCAAGATGGACACATCGAAGTTggtgctggcagccttgagagaaggggatttcatgatatctctggatctcaaggatgcctactttcaaatccccgtacacccctccagcaggaagttcctcagtgAAATGGGGGTCCCaatccctgcagttcaagaccttctgcttcggcctgtcaacagcgcctcaggtgttcacgagggtgttcaccctggtatcagtctgggcacacaaacagggcatcaggctgatcagatacctcaacgactggttgcttctttcagcttCATAGGCAGACTTGAAGGAGCAGGGCACAAAACTTGTACAGTTCTGCAGGGATCTCGGGATCAcaatcaacctagaaaagtcccagttAGTCCCAACCACCAagatgacgtacctagggatggtcctggactcccagctgGCGAAAGCGTTTCACTCTCAGGAGAGGCTAAACAACCTAGACCAAGTGATTCGCCCGTTTCTAGCAGACActccaatgagagccaaggattggcagagactcttgggacacctggtctcattggaAAAATTAGTCCCTcaagggaggctcaagctgaggccagtGCAGTGAAATCTGAAGGACCTCTGGGGGGCGGGGGAGTCACCGCAGAAGGTAGTCAGGATGACCCCGGCCTCCAAGAACATGCTCCATGGTGGTCCAACAGGAAGAACACACTGAAAGAGGGAAAGTGGTCACTAGAGGAAAAGATCCTGCATATCAACCTACTCGAGCTCATGGCAGTGCAAAAGGCCCCTGCGACGTTCGCCCATCTTCTTCGGGGAAActcggtagccctcatgtgcgacaacgccagaGTAGTGGCATACATGAAGCAAGGAGGACTGATATCAAGAGAACTGTGCGCCCTCACAGCTCAAATCCTGGAATGA
- the LOC137634367 gene encoding tigger transposable element-derived protein 1-like, giving the protein MIRPKAKTLYASIISDGKSNEDDEGDDDDEEDDPAPREKRGYIAGKSWFEKFKRRFGLHSIPFYGEAASAGQEADLRYIKDEFPKLMKEGGYLPEQVFNMDETGLFWKRVLSWTFLYKDEVKKPGLTAHKDRVTLLMCGNAAGFMVKPSLIYKSLNPQALKNKNKALLPVYWMSNKKAWITKALTLDWFVNCFILRVKLYLAENGFAFKVLLLMDYAGGHATDLHYDGVQVEFLSPNNTSLIIQPMD; this is encoded by the coding sequence atgattcgacccaaagccaaaaccctgtatgctAGCATCATTTCTGATGGAAAATCGaacgaagacgacgaaggtgatgatgacgacgaagaagatgatcctgccccacgagaaaaacgtggttATATTGCCGGCAAGAgctggtttgagaaattcaagaggaggtttggccttcacAGCATTCCTTTTtatggggaggccgcctcggcagGCCAAGAGGCAGATCTTCGTTACATCAAGGACGAGTTCCCGAAATTAATGAAAGAGGGCggctatctcccggagcaggtgttcaatatggatgagactggcctcttctggaagagggtGCTGTCctggacgttcctttacaaggacgaagtgaAGAAGCCAGGGCTCACGGCCCACAAAGATCgagtcactctcctcatgtgcgggaatgccgcgggcttcatgGTCAAGCCCAGCTTAATTTACAAGTCCTTGAATCCtcaggctttgaaaaacaaaaacaaagccttgctgcccgtctactggatgagtaataaaaaggcatggataaccaaagccctcacactcgactggttcgtgaactgctttatcctgcgggtgaagctgtacctcgcggaAAATGGGTTtgcctttaaggtcctcctcttgatggactatGCAGGAGGACATGCAACAGACCTCCATTACGACGGGGTTCAAGTGGAGTTCTTGTCCCCCAACAACACTTCCCTCATAATACAACCAATGGATTAG
- the LOC137634442 gene encoding uncharacterized protein, producing MAELLTVVAEEVGRIASLVWSGVGVAVRLNNQVMSTIIKASARVVQLLLLLTHKAADLFSLLFADLLLFLNDIGTCVLTVILALQTAVFTVYNFISGAVMTVCSAAVYSCHLIHSSYCGVLSTIILAASHLGDFVVAIKHAFVLFGSSVLFIISFLPNLIYLVFMGLLNLCSYTYLSCSQRFNSFLITTYHAVDNITASAVNFVCSIPVDFFVGVIAAVAVIIVLKKALCYMMDNMILIPDIPIPSLILMLRRRFIRWYVGIVREARRRPPMENDTEEEELEDDANDENGNDSNDNVPDLNLPQNQVFAYPFNPPNPIPNEFEGIENHQNVPVAPIIPPALARPPITRQRTRHLAQETVAHQPQPEPILQPETSSGSIKGPGREVSSKVDVQTYQLYRELEQERESQLCIVCQDQVKCVILLPCRHLCLCDACRSAIITRDNICPVCRRPILETIRVYV from the exons ATGGCTGAATTACTAACAGTTGTGGCGGAAGAGGTGGGCCGTATTGCCAGCTTGGTATGGAGTGGAGTAGGGGTAGCAGTTCGCCTCAACAACCAAGTTATGTCAACCATTATTAAAGCCTCTGCTCGTGTAGTACAGTTACTCTTGCTTCTCACTCATAAG gctGCCGATTTATTCTCCTTGTTGTTTGCCGACCTCCTCCTCTTCTTGAATGATATAGGTACTTGTGTATTGACTGTGATACTTGCTCTTCAAACTGCAGTGTTTACAGTTTACAATTTTATAAGTGGTGCAGTAATGACAGTTTGTTCAGCTGCTGTTTATTCATGCCATCTCATTCATTCATCATATTGTGGAGTGTTATCTACAATAATACTGGCAGCAAGTCATTTAGGGGATTTTGTGGTAGCAATAAAACATGCTTTCGTTCTCTTTGGCTCCTCTGTTCTCTTTATCATAAGCTTTCTGCCTAACTTGATATATTTAGTCTTCATGGGACTGCTTAAcctatgttcatatacatatttaaGTTGCAGTCAAAGGTTCAACAGTTTTTTAATAACAACTTACCATGCTGTTGATAACATAACAGCAAGTGCTGTAAATTTTGTGTGCAGTATACCTGTTGATTTTTTTGTTGGGGTGATTGCTGCTGTTGCAGTTATCATTGTTCTAAAAAAAGCCCTTTGTTACATGATGGACAACATGATCTTAATCCCAGACATTCCTATACCCTCTTTGATATTGATGTTGAGGCGACGATTTATTAGATGGTATGTTGGTATTGTAAGAGAAGCTCGCCGCAGGCCTCCAATGGAAAATGACACGGAAGAGGAGGAATTGGAAGATGATGCCAATGATGAAAATGGTAATGACAGTAATGACAATGTACCAGATCTGAATTTGCCTCAGAATCAGGTATTTGCCTATCCTTTCAATCCACCAAATCCAATTCCCAATGAATTTGAGGGAATAGAAAACCATCAAAATGTACCTGTAGCACCTATCATACCTCCAGCCCTAGCAAGACCACCTATTACACGCCAAAGGACTCGCCATTTGGCTCAGGAAACTGTAGCTCATCAGCCCCAACCAGAACCAATTCTACAGCCCGAGACAAGCTCAGGAAGTATAAAAGGTCCTGGACGGGAGGTTTCAAGCAAGGTTGATGTGCAGACATATCAGTTATACCGTGAGCTAGAACAGGAACGGGAGAGTCAGCTATGTATAGTGTGTCAGGATCAAGTCAAGTGTGTTATATTGTTGCCATGCCGTCATCTTTGTTTATGTGATGCCTGTAGGTCAGCTATTATTACTCGAGATAATATATGTCCTGTATGTCGACGACCCATCCTTGAGACAATTAGGGTGTATGTATAA